Proteins from a genomic interval of Lolium perenne isolate Kyuss_39 chromosome 1, Kyuss_2.0, whole genome shotgun sequence:
- the LOC127294208 gene encoding pentatricopeptide repeat-containing protein At2g34400 — MATAPSVSSLISELHSRCHSLSAIKQLHAHILVLASHHTPFPYNHFLSKLLSVSSCTTTTAAAASDYALLLLTSHPTPTAFSFNVALRFFASSRPRTSLELFLRMLRSELRPDTYTLPFLLLAAARCPAPSFALSAHALLHKLGLQHHDHTVHSLITMYSNLGDPRAARRVFDGILHRDVVSWNATIKAYERAGMAADVARMFRAMVAEGAVAPNAVTVAVVLAACRDAGDLVLGRWLEDWVKSAGIEVGSLVGSALVGMYEKCGEMGEARRVFDGIADKDNVAWNAMITGYAQNGMSNEAISLFYSMRQAGARPDKITLVGVLSACAAVGALELGTELDSYASHRGLYSNVYVGTALVDMYSKCGNLNKAVEVFGKLPCKNEASWNALICGLAFNGRGQEAIRQFELMRSEEGLRPDDITFIGVLSACVHAGLLQDGRRWFYSLTPEFQIIPKVEHYSCMVDLLARAGHLEEAWDFIQKIPGKADAVMLGALLAACRKSKNVEVSGRVIDRIMQLEPSNSWNYVVSSKIYASSDRLDDSARMRGLMRERGVNKVPGCSWVEVSGRVLEFYAGDEPQHGADDMYPLLDMLVDEMRLEGYVPDLDLV; from the exons ATGGCCACCGCGCCATCAGTCTCCTCCCTCATCTCCGAGCTCCACTCGAGATGCCACTCCCTGTCCGCCATAAAGCAGCTCCATGCCCACATCCTCGTACTTGCCTCCCACCACACCCCATTCCCCTACAACCATTTCCTCTCCAAGCTCCTCTCCGTCTCCtcttgcaccaccaccaccgccgccgccgcctccgattACGCCCTTCTCCTTCTCACCTCCCACCCCACCCCCACCGCCTTCTCATTCAATGTCGCGCTCCGCTTCTTCGCCTCCTCCCGCCCACGCACCTCCCTCGAGCTCTTCCTCCGCATGCTCCGCTCTGAGCTCCGCCCGGACACCTACACTCTTCCtttcctcctcctcgccgccgcccgctGCCCGGCGCCTTCCTTCGCCCTCTCGGCGCATGCGCTTCTTCACAAGCTCGGGCTGCAACACCACGACCACACCGTCCACTCCCTCATCACCATGTACTCCAACCTCGGCGATCCCCGCGCTGCGCGCAGGGTGTTCGACGGAATTCTCCACCGCGACGTCGTCTCCTGGAACGCTACGATAAAAGCGTACGAGCGGGCGGGGATGGCGGCCGACGTGGCGCGGATGTTCCGTGCCATGGTTGCCGAGGGTGCCGTGGCGCCCAACGCGGTGACTGTCGCGGTCGTGCTCGCAGCATGCAGGGATGCAGGAGACTTGGTGCTTGGTAGGTGGTTGGAGGACTGGGTGAAATCTGCAGGGATCGAGGTCGGATCGCTCGTCGGATCAGCTCTCGTTGGGATGTATGAGAAGTGCGGAGAGATGGGGGAGGCACGGAGAGTGTTCGATGGCATTGCTGACAAGGATAACGTCGCATGGAATGCCATGATCACTGG GTACGCGCAGAACGGCATGTCAAACGAAGCCATTTCATTATTTTACAGCATGCGGCAAGCAGGGGCACGCCCAGATAAGATAACATTGGTAGGGGTGCTCTCGGCCTGTGCTGCAGTTGGAGCTCTGGAGCTTGGCACTGAACTGGACAGCTACGCCTCACACAGAGGCCTATACAGCAATGTCTATGTCGGGACTGCATTGGTGGATATGTACTCAAAGTGTGGAAATCTTAACAAAGCCGTAGAAGTCTTTGGGAAACTGCCATGCAAGAATGAAGCTTCATGGAATGCCTTGATCTGCGGTCTTGCGTTCAATGGGCGAGGCCAGGAAGCTATTCGTCAGTTTGAACTGATGAGGAGTGAGGAAGGTCTCCGACCGGACGATATCACCTTCATAGGAGTACTTTCTGCTTGTGTGCATGCTGGGTTACTGCAAGATGGCCGGAGATGGTTCTACTCCTTGACACCTGAGTTCCAAATCATTCCCAAGGTTGAGCACTACTCCTGCATGGTTGACTTATTGGCACGTGCCGGACATTTAGAAGAAGCATGGGACTTCATTCAGAAGATTCCTGGTAAGGCAGATGCAGTTATGTTGGGCGCTTTGCTTGCTGCTTGTCGGAAATCGAAGAACGTTGAGGTCAGTGGCAGGGTCATCGATAGGATCATGCAGTTGGAGCCCTCAAACTCGTGGAACTATGTGGTTTCATCCAAGATATATGCAAGTTCAGATAGATTGGATGACTCTGCACGGATGAGAGGACTGATGAGAGAGAGAGGTGTGAACAAAGTTCCAGGCTGCAGCTGGGTTGAAGTTAGCGGCAGAGTTCTTGAATTCTATGCAGGTGATGAACCACAGCATGGTGCGGACGATATGTATCCACTCCTCGACATGCTGGTTGATGAGATGAGACTGGAGGGATATGTTCCAGATCTTGATCTGGTGTAA